From one Streptomyces sp. NBC_01478 genomic stretch:
- a CDS encoding YbjN domain-containing protein, translated as MGEAVADRERAAQVIEGFLKGAELGWESPESGTFVVQLPGTRKLSTTLSLRVGRHSLSLNAFVIRHPDENETAVHRWLLERNLKLYGVSYAVDRLGDVYVTGKLPLSAVTEAEIDRLLGQVLEAADGSFNTLLELGFSSAIRKEYAWRVARGESTRNLDAFTHLTQRPTD; from the coding sequence ATGGGTGAGGCAGTAGCGGACCGGGAGCGGGCGGCGCAGGTCATCGAGGGTTTCCTCAAGGGCGCCGAACTCGGCTGGGAGAGCCCGGAGTCCGGCACCTTCGTCGTGCAACTCCCCGGCACCCGCAAGCTGTCGACGACCCTCTCCCTCCGCGTCGGCCGCCACTCCCTCTCGCTCAACGCCTTCGTCATCCGCCACCCCGACGAGAACGAGACGGCCGTCCACCGCTGGCTCCTGGAGCGCAACCTCAAGCTGTACGGCGTGAGTTACGCCGTCGATCGGCTCGGTGACGTGTACGTCACCGGCAAGCTGCCGCTGTCCGCCGTCACCGAGGCCGAGATCGACCGCCTCCTCGGCCAGGTCCTGGAGGCCGCCGACGGCAGCTTCAACACCCTGCTGGAGTTGGGCTTCTCCTCCGCGATCCGCAAGGAGTACGCGTGGCGGGTGGCGCGCGGGGAGTCGACGCGGAATCTGGACGCGTTCACTCACCTGACCCAGCGGCCGACCGACTGA
- the mshA gene encoding D-inositol-3-phosphate glycosyltransferase, translating into MSQYGSRLGRRSPASSARLRLHRKPRRVAMLSVHTSPLHQPGTGDAGGMNVYIVELAQRLAAINIEVEIFTRATTAALPPTVELAPGVLVRHVDAGPYEGLAKEELPAQLCAFTHGVMQAWAGHRPGYYDLVHSHYWLSGHVGWLAAQRWGVPLVHAMHTMAKVKNASLADGDTPEPAARVIGETQIVAAADRLIANTAEEADELVRHYAADPAKVAVVHPGVNLERFRPADGRAAARARLGLPQDALIPLFAGRIQPLKAPDVLLRAVAVLLDERPELRSNIVVPVVGGPSGSGLAKPEGLQKLAARLGIADVVRFRPPVGQEQLADWFRAASVLVMPSYSESFGLVAIEAQAAGTPVLAASVGGLPVAVRDGETGFLVQGHDPAAYARVLGTLADDPHLAPRMGEAAAKHAQCFGWDTAAAATADVYAAAAQAHRRHVRSHHG; encoded by the coding sequence GTGAGCCAGTACGGCAGCAGGCTCGGCCGGCGTTCCCCGGCCTCGTCCGCCCGGTTGCGGCTGCACCGCAAACCCCGCCGTGTGGCCATGCTCTCCGTGCACACCTCACCGCTGCACCAGCCCGGCACGGGCGACGCCGGCGGCATGAACGTCTACATCGTGGAGCTCGCGCAGCGCCTCGCCGCGATCAACATCGAGGTCGAGATCTTCACCCGCGCGACCACCGCCGCCCTCCCCCCGACCGTCGAACTGGCCCCCGGCGTGCTCGTCCGGCACGTCGACGCGGGCCCGTACGAAGGTCTCGCCAAGGAGGAACTCCCCGCCCAGCTCTGCGCGTTCACGCACGGAGTGATGCAGGCGTGGGCCGGCCACCGCCCCGGGTACTACGACCTCGTGCACTCGCACTACTGGCTCTCCGGCCATGTCGGCTGGCTCGCCGCCCAGCGCTGGGGCGTCCCCCTCGTGCACGCGATGCACACGATGGCCAAGGTCAAGAACGCCAGCCTGGCCGACGGCGACACCCCCGAGCCGGCCGCCCGCGTCATCGGCGAGACCCAGATCGTCGCCGCCGCCGACCGCCTCATCGCCAACACGGCGGAGGAGGCCGACGAACTTGTACGGCACTACGCGGCCGACCCCGCCAAGGTCGCCGTGGTCCACCCCGGGGTGAACCTCGAACGCTTCCGCCCCGCCGACGGCCGAGCCGCGGCCCGCGCCCGCCTCGGGCTCCCGCAGGACGCCCTGATCCCGCTCTTCGCCGGCCGCATCCAGCCCCTGAAGGCGCCGGACGTGCTGCTCCGGGCCGTGGCGGTGTTGCTGGACGAGCGGCCCGAGCTGCGCTCGAACATCGTCGTCCCGGTCGTCGGCGGCCCCAGCGGCAGCGGCCTCGCGAAGCCGGAGGGCCTGCAGAAGCTGGCCGCGCGGCTGGGCATCGCGGATGTCGTACGGTTCCGGCCGCCGGTCGGGCAGGAGCAGCTCGCGGACTGGTTCCGGGCCGCGTCCGTGCTGGTCATGCCGTCCTACAGCGAGTCCTTCGGGCTGGTCGCCATAGAGGCGCAGGCGGCCGGTACGCCGGTCCTCGCGGCCTCGGTCGGCGGGCTCCCGGTGGCGGTGCGCGACGGCGAGACCGGCTTCCTGGTCCAGGGCCACGACCCCGCCGCCTACGCGCGCGTGCTGGGCACCCTCGCCGACGACCCGCACCTCGCGCCCCGCATGGGCGAGGCCGCCGCCAAGCATGCCCAGTGCTTCGGCTGGGACACCGCGGCCGCCGCCACGGCGGACGTCTACGCGGCGGCGGCGCAGGCCCACCGCCGTCACGTACGCTCGCACCATGGGTGA
- a CDS encoding LAETG motif-containing sortase-dependent surface protein, with product MSLSPRAARAARVIGTSTAAAALSLAAAHTALACTIGDFTATPVCDAQGNGVIRVTDKDATGTPAKITLYVQLNMPGGERWVDTETIEHPTAEGVSVDLKTEDWYAGETFRVHVQAGDQVNDDITPMVVVPDVTCGDSASASASASASASAQPSKSPKPSSSPSSSSFPSPLESSSPTPAASSAPSPAGGGTHLAETGAGNGTATFAGTAAALVAAGGGIVIALRRRAARNSG from the coding sequence GTGTCCCTCTCCCCTCGCGCCGCCAGGGCGGCCCGTGTCATAGGCACCTCGACCGCCGCGGCCGCGCTCTCCCTCGCCGCCGCCCACACCGCGCTCGCCTGCACCATCGGCGACTTCACGGCGACCCCCGTCTGCGACGCCCAGGGCAACGGCGTCATCCGCGTCACCGACAAGGACGCGACCGGTACGCCGGCCAAGATCACCCTGTACGTCCAGCTGAACATGCCGGGCGGAGAGCGGTGGGTCGACACCGAGACCATCGAGCACCCGACCGCCGAAGGCGTCAGCGTCGACCTCAAGACCGAGGACTGGTACGCCGGCGAGACCTTCCGGGTCCACGTCCAGGCGGGCGACCAGGTCAACGACGACATCACGCCGATGGTCGTCGTCCCGGACGTGACGTGCGGCGACTCCGCCTCGGCGTCTGCCTCCGCTTCCGCGTCCGCCTCCGCACAGCCCTCGAAGTCGCCGAAGCCGTCCTCCAGCCCCTCCTCGTCGTCGTTCCCGTCCCCCCTGGAGAGCAGCAGCCCCACGCCGGCGGCGAGCAGCGCCCCGTCGCCCGCAGGCGGCGGCACACACCTCGCCGAGACCGGCGCGGGCAACGGGACCGCCACGTTCGCGGGCACCGCGGCCGCACTGGTCGCGGCGGGCGGCGGCATCGTCATCGCGCTGCGCCGCAGGGCTGCTCGCAACTCCGGCTGA